A single Microbacterium protaetiae DNA region contains:
- the murC gene encoding UDP-N-acetylmuramate--L-alanine ligase gives MIRPDLSLPIPDEIRAAHFIGIGGSGMSGLARMFLARGIRVSGSDRADSANLRALAELGADVHIGHDAAHLGDADTVIHTGAIWPENPEYLAAKERGLAVIHRSQALHWLIGGRRLVSVAGAHGKTTSTGMIVTALQALDADPTFVNGGVIAQLGASSGTGSDELFVIEADESDGTFLLYDTSVALVTNVDPDHLDHYGTGDAFYAAFAQFANQAREAVVISADDPGARRVTGSITHANVITFGQAQGADVRVSDVVTDGPVSFTLTHGAVSVRAQLAVPGAHNAVNAAGAAAVLVTLGHDLESAVRAIEGFTGTVRRFELHGIERGVSVYDDYAHHPTEVAAALDAARTVIGDGRIIAVHQPHTFSRTQQMHREFAEVLESRADHTVVLDVYGAREDPIPGVTGRLVSDDFADAARVRYVEDWQEAADYTASIARAGDYVITLGCGNVYLIIPQVLQALAAGE, from the coding sequence ATGATCAGACCCGATTTGAGCCTTCCCATCCCCGACGAGATCCGTGCCGCGCACTTCATCGGCATCGGTGGTTCGGGCATGTCAGGGCTGGCGCGGATGTTCCTGGCCCGCGGCATCCGGGTGTCCGGGTCCGACCGCGCCGACAGCGCGAACCTCCGTGCCCTCGCCGAGCTGGGCGCCGACGTGCACATCGGGCACGACGCCGCACACCTCGGCGACGCCGACACCGTGATCCACACGGGGGCGATCTGGCCCGAGAACCCCGAGTACCTCGCTGCGAAAGAGCGCGGCCTGGCTGTCATCCACCGTTCGCAGGCACTGCATTGGCTCATCGGCGGGCGACGCCTCGTCTCGGTGGCCGGTGCCCATGGCAAGACCACCTCGACGGGCATGATCGTCACCGCGCTGCAGGCGCTGGATGCCGACCCCACCTTCGTCAACGGGGGAGTGATAGCGCAGCTGGGGGCCTCCAGCGGCACCGGCTCTGACGAGCTTTTCGTGATCGAGGCCGACGAGTCCGACGGCACCTTTCTGCTCTACGACACCTCGGTCGCGCTTGTCACCAACGTCGACCCCGACCACCTCGACCACTACGGCACCGGTGATGCCTTCTATGCGGCATTCGCGCAGTTCGCGAACCAGGCGCGCGAGGCCGTCGTCATCTCGGCCGACGATCCCGGCGCACGGCGGGTGACCGGCAGCATCACGCATGCGAACGTGATCACGTTCGGGCAGGCACAGGGCGCGGACGTGCGCGTGTCGGATGTGGTCACCGATGGGCCGGTATCGTTCACCCTGACCCACGGAGCCGTGTCGGTGCGGGCGCAACTGGCCGTGCCCGGTGCCCACAATGCCGTCAACGCGGCAGGGGCCGCCGCCGTGCTTGTCACTCTCGGCCACGACCTCGAGTCGGCGGTGCGTGCCATCGAGGGCTTCACCGGCACGGTGCGCCGCTTCGAGCTTCACGGCATCGAACGCGGAGTGAGCGTGTACGACGACTATGCGCACCACCCCACCGAAGTGGCTGCGGCCTTGGATGCCGCGCGCACCGTCATCGGTGACGGCCGCATCATCGCGGTGCATCAGCCGCACACCTTCTCGCGCACCCAGCAGATGCACCGCGAGTTCGCCGAGGTGCTCGAATCGCGTGCCGACCACACGGTCGTTCTCGACGTGTACGGCGCGCGAGAAGACCCGATCCCGGGGGTGACCGGCCGGCTCGTCAGCGACGACTTCGCCGATGCCGCCCGGGTGCGCTACGTCGAAGACTGGCAGGAGGCCGCCGACTACACCGCATCGATCGCCCGGGCCGGTGACTACGTCATCACGCTCGGCTGCGGAAACGTGTACCTGATCATCCCGCAGGTGCTGCAGGCGCTCGCGGCCGGAGAATGA
- a CDS encoding GntR family transcriptional regulator, whose product MITIDPSSALPPFEQLRAQFVEAVASGELAAGERLPTVRRLADDLGVAPGTVARAYRELEASGIIETRGRAGSFVSLDHDPVRQQAQRAAAAFVEKVRALGLDADEALQIAAAALRAGA is encoded by the coding sequence ATGATCACCATCGACCCGTCCAGCGCCCTCCCACCGTTCGAGCAGCTGCGCGCGCAGTTCGTCGAGGCCGTGGCATCCGGAGAGCTCGCCGCGGGCGAGCGCCTGCCCACCGTGCGGCGCCTGGCCGACGACCTCGGGGTCGCGCCGGGTACCGTCGCCCGCGCGTATCGCGAGCTTGAGGCATCCGGCATCATCGAGACCCGGGGACGCGCCGGCAGCTTCGTGAGCCTGGACCATGACCCGGTGCGCCAGCAGGCTCAGCGGGCGGCGGCGGCGTTCGTCGAAAAGGTCCGCGCCCTCGGGCTCGATGCCGACGAGGCGCTTCAGATCGCTGCGGCCGCGCTGCGCGCCGGCGCGTGA
- a CDS encoding UDP-N-acetylglucosamine--N-acetylmuramyl-(pentapeptide) pyrophosphoryl-undecaprenol N-acetylglucosamine transferase: protein MTTYLLAGGGTAGHVNPLLAVADGLRRREPDADVLVLGTREGLEARLVPERGYELLFVDKVPFPRRPNRDAAAFPSRFRRAIVQVRTLLRERDVDVVVGFGGYAAAPAYVAARREGVPFVVHEANAKPGLANVLGARRAAAVGVAFAGTPLRRAELVGMPLRREIVDLDRAAARDEAAAFFGLDAAQPVLLVFGGSLGARRLNDAFGGAWRDVLSVGWQLVHVTGERSELADPGVAGYAVRRYIDRMDYAFALADVIVSRSGAATVSEVSALGIPAVYVPYAVGNGEQSLNAAAAVRAGAARLIADGEFTADRVRGEIVPLLSDGAALEAMRTAAASAGTRAGTENVIALIDRALGR, encoded by the coding sequence GTGACGACGTACCTTTTGGCTGGCGGGGGCACCGCTGGGCATGTGAACCCGCTGCTGGCGGTCGCCGACGGGCTGCGCCGGCGCGAGCCCGACGCCGACGTGCTCGTTCTCGGCACGCGCGAGGGGCTCGAGGCCCGTCTGGTGCCCGAGCGCGGCTACGAACTGCTCTTCGTCGACAAGGTGCCCTTCCCGCGGCGCCCGAATCGGGATGCCGCAGCCTTTCCGTCTCGCTTCCGCCGGGCGATCGTGCAGGTGCGCACTCTCCTGCGCGAACGTGACGTCGACGTCGTGGTCGGCTTCGGCGGCTACGCCGCGGCGCCGGCCTATGTCGCGGCGCGCCGCGAGGGCGTGCCGTTCGTCGTGCACGAGGCCAACGCGAAGCCGGGCCTGGCCAATGTGCTCGGCGCCCGTCGCGCCGCCGCCGTGGGCGTGGCGTTCGCGGGCACGCCGCTGCGCCGCGCTGAACTGGTCGGGATGCCGCTGCGCCGCGAGATCGTCGACCTCGACCGTGCGGCGGCCCGCGACGAGGCGGCCGCCTTCTTCGGCCTCGATGCCGCGCAGCCCGTGCTGCTCGTTTTCGGCGGCTCGCTGGGGGCGCGACGACTCAACGATGCCTTCGGCGGGGCGTGGCGCGACGTGCTCTCGGTCGGCTGGCAGCTCGTGCATGTGACGGGGGAGCGCAGCGAGCTGGCCGACCCCGGCGTGGCGGGCTACGCCGTGCGCCGGTACATCGACCGCATGGACTACGCCTTCGCCCTCGCCGATGTCATCGTGTCGCGCTCGGGGGCTGCCACCGTCAGCGAGGTCAGCGCCTTGGGCATCCCGGCGGTGTACGTGCCCTATGCCGTCGGCAACGGCGAGCAGAGCCTGAACGCCGCCGCGGCGGTGCGCGCGGGTGCCGCGCGACTCATCGCCGATGGCGAGTTCACCGCCGACCGTGTGCGCGGTGAGATCGTGCCGCTGTTGAGCGATGGCGCGGCACTGGAGGCCATGCGCACCGCCGCGGCATCCGCCGGCACACGCGCCGGCACCGAGAATGTCATCGCGCTGATTGATCGGGCGCTCGGGCGCTAG
- the ftsW gene encoding putative lipid II flippase FtsW — MTSTTIRPPHGAAENPDRRPGLSARVVLGRVFAPVPSEFLLILSTALLLTGFGLVMVLSATSAVGSANGDKPYEALIKQAVFAALGIPMMLIASRFSIAFWKKIAWPALIAATAFQMLVFTPLGINNAGNTNWIRIAGLQAQPSEFLKLTLALWLGYVLFRKRTLLGLWRHVFIPVVPVSIAVIATVMAGHDLGTAMILVLIVLAALFFSGVKLRLFILPLVVGVAGVGVLAVTSSNRLNRILTLFDPVCADYDNACYQPLHGIWGLASGGIFGLGLGNSKQKYDWLPAAANDYIFAIVGEELGLIGCIVVLLLFALFAVGAFHIVRKTNDPFVRIVSGAVTLWIVGEALLNIGVVLRVFPVLGVPLPFMSQGGTSLLSTLLACGVLLSFARSLPAKKPAVTG; from the coding sequence ATGACCAGCACGACGATCCGTCCTCCGCACGGGGCCGCTGAGAATCCCGACCGGCGCCCCGGACTGTCGGCGCGGGTCGTGCTGGGCCGGGTGTTCGCGCCGGTGCCCAGTGAGTTCCTGCTGATCCTGTCGACCGCGCTGCTCTTGACCGGCTTCGGTCTGGTGATGGTGCTTTCTGCGACATCCGCCGTCGGGTCAGCCAACGGCGACAAGCCCTATGAGGCGCTGATCAAGCAGGCGGTGTTCGCGGCCCTCGGCATTCCGATGATGCTCATCGCCAGCCGTTTCTCGATCGCGTTCTGGAAGAAGATCGCGTGGCCGGCCCTGATCGCGGCAACCGCGTTCCAGATGCTCGTGTTCACCCCGCTGGGAATCAACAACGCCGGCAACACGAACTGGATCCGCATCGCCGGTCTGCAGGCCCAGCCCTCCGAGTTCCTCAAACTCACGCTCGCGTTGTGGCTGGGTTACGTGCTGTTCCGCAAGCGTACGCTGCTGGGGCTGTGGCGGCACGTGTTCATTCCCGTGGTGCCGGTCTCGATAGCGGTGATCGCCACGGTGATGGCCGGTCACGACCTGGGCACCGCCATGATCCTGGTGCTCATCGTGCTGGCGGCGCTGTTCTTCTCGGGGGTGAAGCTGCGCCTTTTCATCCTGCCGCTGGTGGTCGGCGTCGCAGGCGTCGGGGTGCTGGCGGTGACCAGCTCGAACCGGCTGAACCGCATCCTCACCCTGTTCGATCCCGTCTGCGCCGACTACGACAATGCCTGCTATCAGCCCCTGCACGGCATCTGGGGCTTGGCCAGCGGGGGGATCTTCGGGCTCGGTCTGGGCAACTCGAAGCAGAAGTACGACTGGCTGCCCGCCGCCGCCAACGACTACATCTTCGCGATCGTCGGAGAAGAGCTCGGCCTGATCGGGTGCATCGTCGTGCTGCTGCTGTTCGCCCTTTTCGCCGTCGGCGCCTTCCACATCGTGCGCAAGACGAACGACCCGTTCGTGCGCATCGTCTCGGGTGCTGTCACACTGTGGATCGTCGGCGAGGCGCTGCTGAACATCGGCGTCGTGCTGCGGGTGTTCCCGGTGCTCGGCGTTCCGCTGCCGTTCATGTCGCAGGGCGGCACCTCGCTGCTGTCGACGCTGCTGGCATGCGGGGTGCTGCTCTCATTCGCCCGGTCGCTGCCGGCGAAGAAACCGGCCGTGACCGGTTAG
- the murD gene encoding UDP-N-acetylmuramoyl-L-alanine--D-glutamate ligase yields the protein MAVADVSGPLSSLTSWHADWTGLRVAVLGLSVTGFSVADTLAELGCEVLVVTEQADEQYARLLPVIGARLYEGGLDEVPATLIEFTPDVVVASPGFAPHHPVVRWALDAGVALWGDLELAWRVRDKVVRGDGRPADWVLITGTNGKTTTTQMTAAMLAAGGLRAAPCGNIGVPVLDAVRDPAGFDVLVVEVSSHQLWYLSHQVTGPAPVSPHASVCLNLAPDHLQWHGSFEAYREAKAFVYANTRVACVYNRADAATRRMVEDADVVEGARAIGFGLDVPGPSDLGVVDGILVDRAFLDDRRTTALELCTLDDLAAAGLSAPHIVANALAAAALARSLDVAPAAIREALRGFHLDAHRIEVVARADGITWVDDSKATNPHAAASSLAAHPGAVWIVGGLLKGVDIAELVAARGSGSKAAIVIGVDRTPIVAAFARHAPAVPVIEVDAGETEDVMARVVEIAAGIAGDGDVVLLAPAAASFDQFSSYADRGRRFAAAVQELIARGDDDQHDDPSSARGR from the coding sequence ATGGCTGTCGCTGACGTGAGCGGGCCCCTGTCGTCACTGACCAGCTGGCATGCCGACTGGACCGGATTGCGCGTGGCGGTGCTCGGCCTGTCGGTGACCGGATTCTCGGTCGCCGACACCCTCGCCGAACTGGGCTGTGAGGTGCTCGTGGTCACCGAGCAGGCCGACGAGCAGTACGCGCGTCTGCTTCCGGTGATCGGTGCACGCCTGTATGAGGGTGGGCTTGACGAGGTGCCCGCCACGCTCATCGAGTTCACCCCCGACGTCGTCGTGGCCTCGCCCGGCTTCGCGCCGCACCACCCGGTCGTGCGCTGGGCGCTGGATGCCGGCGTCGCGCTGTGGGGCGATCTCGAACTGGCCTGGCGGGTGCGCGACAAGGTGGTGCGAGGCGACGGGCGTCCCGCTGACTGGGTGCTGATCACCGGCACGAACGGCAAGACGACCACGACGCAGATGACCGCCGCGATGCTGGCCGCCGGCGGTCTGCGCGCCGCGCCCTGCGGCAACATCGGCGTGCCCGTGCTCGACGCGGTGCGTGACCCGGCCGGATTCGACGTGCTCGTGGTCGAGGTCTCCAGTCACCAGCTCTGGTATCTCTCCCACCAGGTCACCGGGCCCGCACCGGTGTCACCGCACGCGAGCGTGTGTCTGAACCTGGCCCCCGACCACCTGCAATGGCATGGGTCGTTCGAGGCCTACCGCGAGGCGAAGGCTTTCGTGTATGCGAACACCCGCGTCGCGTGCGTGTACAACCGGGCAGATGCCGCGACCCGGCGCATGGTCGAAGACGCCGACGTCGTCGAGGGCGCCCGCGCCATCGGATTCGGCCTGGATGTGCCCGGGCCCAGCGACCTGGGCGTCGTCGACGGCATCCTTGTCGACCGGGCGTTCCTTGACGACCGGCGCACGACGGCGCTGGAACTGTGCACGCTGGACGACCTCGCCGCGGCGGGGCTTTCCGCACCGCACATCGTCGCCAACGCCCTGGCGGCTGCCGCCCTCGCGCGGTCTCTGGATGTCGCTCCGGCGGCGATCCGCGAGGCGCTGCGCGGGTTCCATCTCGACGCGCATCGCATCGAGGTGGTCGCGAGGGCGGACGGCATCACCTGGGTGGACGATTCGAAGGCCACGAACCCGCACGCTGCGGCATCCTCGCTGGCTGCACACCCGGGCGCGGTCTGGATCGTCGGAGGACTTCTCAAGGGCGTGGACATCGCCGAGCTCGTGGCGGCGCGCGGTTCGGGCTCGAAGGCGGCGATCGTCATCGGCGTGGATCGCACCCCGATCGTGGCGGCGTTCGCACGACACGCGCCGGCAGTGCCGGTGATCGAGGTCGATGCCGGTGAAACTGAGGATGTCATGGCGCGAGTCGTCGAGATCGCGGCGGGGATCGCCGGTGACGGGGATGTGGTGCTCCTCGCCCCCGCAGCGGCATCCTTTGATCAGTTCTCGTCCTACGCCGACCGGGGGCGTCGTTTCGCCGCCGCCGTGCAGGAGCTGATCGCAAGGGGGGACGATGACCAGCACGACGATCCGTCCTCCGCACGGGGCCGCTGA
- the mraY gene encoding phospho-N-acetylmuramoyl-pentapeptide-transferase, whose translation MRSLLTAAAVSLAFTLFLTPVFLRLFRRWGWGQVIRTPEDPHNPSHAAKRGTVTMGGTIFIVGSIVGYLVGCYTGNNPPTVSGWLVIWMMVGFGVVGFVDDFMKVRKQRSLGLSGWPKVLGQIIVTVPFGIFALQFPNAYNQTPASGFVSFFRDIPVLNLFALGTAIGWILYLLWISFIGVAWSNSTNVTDGLDGLATGIGVFTIAAMSLATFWQFQQACSAEALLAAYQPACYATRDPLDLTIIAASFVSALVGFLWWNAPKAKVFMGDVGSMSIGGVIAAMSILSHTEILAVFVAGAFIIGPGSVILQRIYFKATRGKRLFLMSPFHHHLEMRGWAEITIVVRMWIIAGILAVTGIGLFYVEWLSLT comes from the coding sequence GTGAGATCCCTCCTGACAGCGGCTGCGGTCTCGCTCGCGTTCACCCTCTTCCTCACTCCGGTCTTCCTGCGGCTGTTCCGGCGCTGGGGCTGGGGGCAGGTGATCCGCACCCCCGAAGACCCACACAACCCCAGCCACGCCGCCAAGCGCGGCACGGTGACCATGGGCGGCACGATCTTCATCGTCGGCAGCATCGTCGGCTATCTCGTGGGCTGCTACACCGGCAACAACCCGCCCACGGTGTCGGGGTGGCTGGTCATCTGGATGATGGTCGGGTTCGGCGTCGTCGGCTTCGTCGACGACTTCATGAAGGTGCGCAAGCAGCGCAGTCTGGGCCTGAGCGGCTGGCCGAAGGTTCTCGGACAGATCATCGTCACGGTGCCGTTCGGCATCTTCGCGCTGCAGTTCCCGAACGCGTACAACCAGACACCCGCCTCGGGATTCGTGTCGTTCTTCCGCGACATCCCGGTGCTCAATCTCTTCGCGCTCGGCACCGCCATCGGGTGGATCCTCTACCTGCTGTGGATCAGCTTCATCGGCGTCGCGTGGTCGAACAGCACGAACGTCACCGACGGCCTGGACGGCCTGGCCACCGGCATCGGCGTGTTCACCATCGCGGCGATGAGCCTGGCCACGTTCTGGCAGTTCCAGCAGGCCTGCTCGGCCGAGGCACTGTTGGCCGCCTACCAGCCTGCCTGCTATGCCACGCGCGACCCGCTCGACCTCACGATCATCGCGGCGTCGTTCGTGAGCGCTCTCGTCGGCTTTCTGTGGTGGAACGCCCCGAAGGCGAAGGTCTTCATGGGTGACGTCGGCTCGATGTCGATCGGTGGGGTGATCGCTGCGATGTCGATCCTCTCGCACACCGAGATCCTCGCCGTGTTCGTGGCCGGCGCCTTCATCATCGGTCCCGGATCGGTGATTCTGCAGCGCATCTACTTCAAGGCGACCCGGGGCAAGCGCCTCTTCCTGATGAGCCCGTTCCACCACCACCTCGAGATGCGCGGCTGGGCCGAGATCACGATCGTCGTGCGCATGTGGATCATCGCCGGCATCCTCGCCGTCACCGGCATCGGGCTCTTCTACGTGGAATGGCTGTCGCTGACGTGA